The genomic segment TATAACACCCTTGCGTGCTTTAACCTCCTGAACGTTGCTTACAATTTTCTCGTAGCTGCTGTCCTTAATTGCAATAACCACTACCGGCATGGTATCGTCAATCAGGGCAATGGGCCCATGTTTCATCTCGGCAGCGGGATAACCTTCGGCGTGGATATACGATATCTCCTTTAGTTTAAGTGCGCCCTCAAGCGCAACCGGAAAATAGTAGCCCCTACCAAGGTAAAGGAAGTTACGCGAATCCTTAAAACGCTCCGAAATGACTTTGACTAGCTCCTCGCTTTGTAGTATTTTCTCAATTTTATCCGGTACAAGGGTAACCTCGCGAATAAGTTCGCGGTAACGCTCCTCGGTAAGTGTACCACGCCTGCGGCCAAGCAGTATGGCCATCATGATTAGAACGGTTACCTGAGCGGTAAATGCTTTGGTTGATGCAACCCCAATTTCAGGGCCTGCATGGGTATAAACGCCGGCGTGTGTTTCGCGGGGGATGCTCGATCCTACCACATTACAAATTCCTAGCACAAGCGCTCCGGCTTCCTTGGCAAGTCTTATTGCTGCCAGGGTATCGGCGGTTTCGCCGCTCTGGCTAATGGCTATCACCACATCATCCTTATTGATAATGGGGTTGCGGTAGCGAAACTCCGAGGCGTACTCAACCTCTACGGGTATGCGGGCCAAATCCTCAATCAGGTACTCACCCACAAGCGCAGCGTGCCACGAGGTACCACAGCCAATTAAGATTATACGTTTGGCTTCTGTAAGGTTTGGTAGTACGCTATACAGGCCGCCAAGGTGAATGTCAAATGGGTCGCTCGAGATACGGCCACGATAGGTGTCGTGGATGCTACGCGGTTGCTCATATATCTCTTTGAGCATGAAGTGCTCGTAACCGCCTTTCTCTATTGCCTCAATATCAATATCGAGCTGCTGGATGTTGGGTTCAAGCGCTTGGTTGTAAATGGTTTTCAGAACCATTTGGTTGCGCTGGAGTACAGCAACATCGTTGTCGTTAAGGAATATTACACTTTTGGTAAACTCAACAATTGGAGTGGCATCGGAAGCAATAAAGTACTCGCCTTCGCCAACCCCTATTACCAGCGGGCTGCCCTTGCGGGCTGCAATCAGCGTATCGGGTTCATCGCGGTTAATAACAACTATACCGTACGCTCCTACAACCTTTGTCAGCGCTAAGCGGACTGCAATTTCGGGGGTAACATTTCCTTTCAGGTAGATGTACTCAATCAGGTTAACCAGAACCTCAGTATCGGTTTCCGATTTAAAGATGTAACCCCTCTTCTCCAGTTTGCTACGGAGTAGGCTGTAGTTTTCAATAATCCCATTATGGATAAGGATGAACTTGCCGTTCATCGACTCATGGGGGTGGGCATTTATGTCGTTAGGCTCGCCGTGGGTAGCCCAGCGGGTATGGCCAATTCCAATTGTGCCTGGGAGTGGTCTATCACCAATAAAGGCTTCCAGATCGCTTACCTTTCCCTTTTGTTTTGCAAGAAACGGATCGCCATTTACTATACAAATACCGGCCGAATCGTAACCCCGGTACTCCAGGCGTTTTAAACCGTTTATCACAATAGGGAAAGCTTGCCTATACCCAATATATCCAACAATTCCGCACATACTATTTGAGCTTGGTGTATGTAATTTTTAGTTTAATTGGGGTACTGTTCTGTCCGCTTTTAAGCACCCCATGCCTAATGGTAGTATTCGAGTTTGGGAATACATACAGGCTATTGTCGCTATACTCACCCTTTAGCATTCTTTGGAAATGGTAGGTTATATTGACACTGTAACCATTCCTGAATGTCCGGTACGAGCCGTTTGAACTAAGGGTATTTGTGCTAGTTATCTGATCCTTGATCAGTCCAATCCACTCGCTACCATCCTTGTAGTAAAATAGGAGCTGACTAATGGTTGAGTCGGGTAGCGATGTGGTAGCATCGGCCTTACCAATGATGAGCTCAGCACGATGTATTACAATGGGCATGGAGTCGCGCCATTGTGTCAGGTCGGGGAAAGTTATTTTCCCATAAACCCCGCCAAGGCTCTGGGTATAGAAAACTGTATCCTGAGTAATGGTATCGTTAAGGTGTTGTATTTTTTTAGCAGGATCAGCCTTTGTGTAATCATGCAGGTACTCGTAAAACCTTGAACCAAACGTATAGGTCTTACTGGTATTAATGGTTGAGTCCTTGCCGTCAATCTGTTTAACGTAATGGTAGTATAGCCTAAGGTACATGTTTGAGGTTGATACGTTATAGGCTACACCTCCATAACCGGGTAACTCGTCGAAGGTTACATAGAACCCTTTAAACTTGGTGTAAAATATTTTTGAATCGGTTAACGCCAGCGAGTCCATTAACGATTGACCAAATGTAAGTGGGAGTGGTAGTTTCAAACTTCCTTTCCCTTTGAGGGTTGCGGTAACCAAAGGGGTTGGGTTGTATGTATTAACATTAATAGGGCTGAGGGCGTTCTGCTTGTCCCAGAATAGCGAGGTGTCGGTAATCTCGTGTATCCTCAGGTTAAGTTCAGTGGTGGAATCGCCGTAAAAGCTGGTGGCAGTAAAATAAAAAAATATTGAATCGGCAGTTGCAGTAGGCCCGCCGTAACCATCGGTTGATTTTCCCGGGAGGTAGCGGCCAACAAAGCTTCCCTTGGTCGATCCAAAAATCTCGCTGTTAACATACCCCATTACTCCCTCGGAGGCCAGAAATGAGTTTAGCGAATCCTTTGTAAGGGTAAAAGCGCTAACCTTGAACGAGGAATCTATCTTTACCTTGTAAATATCCTCGTCGGGTAAAAGATTGTTGCCTAAAAAACCGGGTTCATTATAGCATGACGTGAGCGAAAATATCGAAAGAAAAAGGCCTGCAATTAAAACACCCAAATGCCTGATTCCAATACTACTTCTTTTTTGAAACATTTGAATTGCCATTTAGTATCTGGTTATAAAATTCGTCGTAAATATCAATATAATTTTCACTATCCTGGTAGGGGAGTAAAGGTTTTTTAGCTGTATTTATATGTTCAAGCACCTCGCCGTTAACAGTAGGGCTACCCAAAATAACCCCATCGGAAAAGTTTATGGCAAGCTTGAGGATGTTTTCGTATGTTGGTTCTCGTAAAATCTCAACATCTTTCTTAGATATACCCTCCATCAACACTTTTTTCCTGACATTCTCGTTCAAAGGTTTGCTAAAACCATCGTTATACACAGAGAAAACAACCTTAGAGTGGGCAAACAGAGGGTCGTCGGCGTAGGCCTTTTTGATCATCAGTGGGGCAAAAGCGGTGAACCAGCCATGGCAGTGGATTAAATCGGGCGACCAGCGTAGCTTTTTAACGGTTTCAATTACTCCCTTGCTGAAAAAGATAGCCCTTTCGTCGTTATCGTCGAAGGTTTCGCCATTCTCATTGGTTAAGGTGGATTTCCTTTGGAAATAGTCCTCGTTATCAATGAAGTACACCTGCATACGCGCACTTTGTATGGAAGCCACCTTTATGATAAGGGGGTGATCCATGTCGTTGATGATTAGGTTCATCCCCGATAGGCGTATCACCTCGTGCAGCTGGTTTCGGCGTTCATTCACACATCCATACCTTGGCATAAATGTTCTTATCTCTCGACCCTTTTCCTGTATCCCTTGAGGTAAAAACCTGCTGATTTTTGAAACCTCACTCTCAGGCAGGTATGGAAGTATCTCCTGAGAGATAAAGAGTATCTTCGCCTTTTTTTCTTTCATTTTGGATTATCCTTTTGCCGAATTTGATTAAATAGCTAAAACATCAATCACCAAGGCGCATATTTATAATAGGCTACAAAGTTACAACTTTTTTCTTGATATTGATTAATTTGTTATGTAATTGAATACCAGTATACATGTAAAATTTAAGTTGTTATCGGTGTCCATTTAATGTTAATTATATAGCTTTTTGATATGTTTTAGGGCATCAACGGTAAAAATCAACATACATGTTATTCAAAAATTTACAACCTTTGCAAGGTCAATATCGATACCTCAGTAAACTATAATTGCCTATGTGCGTGGTTGTTGATAAGATATCGGATCTAAAAACGATGCTTCAGGGTTTCAGGAGCGAGGGGAAAAGCATTGGCTTTGTTCCAACCATGGGAGCATTGCATAAAGGTCATGTCTCGCTGGTTGAGCGCAGTGTTGCTGAGAACGATATCACGGTTGTGAGCATTTTTGTAAATCCCACACAATTCAACGATAAAAACGACCTAAAGAACTATCCCCGAATGCCCGAAAAGGACATTGCCATGCTGGAGGCTGCAGGGGTTAATGTTGTTTTCATGCCCACCGAGAGCGAGATTTACCCTGAGCCCGATACCCGTGTGTTCGATTTTGGTATGCTCGACAAGGTGATGGAGGGAAAGTTCCGACCGGGACACTTCAACGGGGTTGCCCAGGTGGTAAGCAAGCTTTTCGATATTGTTGAACCTCACCGGGCATACTTTGGCCAAAAGGATTACCAGCAGCTGGCCATCATTAGGGCAATGGTTCGTATGCTGGGCTACCGGATTGAAATAGTTGGCTGCCCTATTGTGCGTGAACCCGATGGGTTGGCCATGAGCAGCCGTAACCTGCTGCTTACCCCTGAGCATAGGAAAAGTGCCCCGCTCATTTACCAAACATTAGCTGAAGCACGAAACAAAACCAATGAGTTATCCGTTAAAGAAATGATAGATTGGGTTGTAAATAGAATCAACTCCGACCCAAATCTTAAGGTTGAGTACTTTGAGCTGGCCGATGCCGATTCCCTGCTGCCTGTTCAGGGCTGGGATCACCCCAACGGAATTGTTGGCTGCATTGCGGTTTGGGCTGGTAATATCAGGCTTATCGATAACATGATGTTTAAATAGTTCCGAAAACAGTATAAGGCGATGATGATTGAAGTTTGCAAGTCGAAAATCCATAGGGTTACTATCACCGAGGCTAACCTTAACTACATTGGTAGCATTACCATTGACGAGGACCTGATGGATGCAGCAAACATTATTGAAAACGAAAAGGTTCAGATTGTCAATATAAACAACGGCGAACGCCTTGAAACCTACGTGATAAAGGGTGAGCGTGGTAGTGGCCAAGTTTGCCTCAATGGACCTGCTGCACGCAAGTGCGTGGTGGGCGATGTAGTAATTATTATTTCCTATGCTACCATGGATTTTGAGGAGGCCAAAAAGTTTAAGCCCACTGTAATTTTCCCCGACACCGCCACCAACAAGCTTGTATAACAAACCCGTTTACTGCATTGAAAAGCATAGTGAAATCAAGGCTATTTAACTTTGCCGTATTCTTTTCCCTTGCCATTGTACTGCTCTACTACGCTTTCAGGAGTGTCGATTTTACCCATATTGCTCAGGGTTTTAGGGAGGTAAGCTATTTCTGGATAGCCATTTCACTTTTAATTGCCCTTATTGCCCATGCTCTTAGGGCTATTCGCTGGGGTTACCTTATGGAGTCCCTTGGCCATAAACCTCCATTTGGTAGCCTGTTTGCAGCAGTAATGTTCGGTTACCTGGCTAATCTAGCTCTCCCCCGCTTTGGCGAGGTGGCAAAATGTGGTAGCGTAAGTAGGGTTTCCCGAATCCGTTTTGAGTCGCTTGTTGGAACCGTAGTGGTTGAGCGCGCTGCCGACCTTGCAATGCTCCTGATTGCAACTGTTATTGTGGTTCTTGTCAAAATCGATTCCTTTGGCCAGTATATCTACTCAAGGATTGTTCATCCCATTGAGCAAAAGGTCATACATATTGAGGGGTATAAAATTGTTATTCTACTGGTGATGGCAATCGCATTTCTACTCCTTATCCGTTTCATTTTAAAGAGCGATTTCCTGGGCGAGAAACTGAACGGGAAAATCAGAAGTGCTGTAATAGGCGTTATCGATGGACTAAAGAGTATTTACCGAACACCCAGGGTAATCCAATTCGCACTGCTCTCGGTTTTAATTTGGGTAAGCTACTGGCTAATGACCTGGGCTTTACTTTGCTCTACCCCAATTACATCGAACCTTACTGGCTGGGATGCACTGTTTATCATGGTTATTGGTTCCTATGGTATGACTGTTCCCGTACAGGGCGGTTTTGGGGCTTACCACATTATCACTGCCTCGGCCCTTGGCATTTTTGGAATCACTTACGAGAACGGGTTGATATTTGCAATCATCTCGCACGAATCACAAACCATTTTGTTGGTTATTGCAGGAATTGTATCGATGGTTTACCTCTACATTAAGCAGCGCAAGCCATTGGCGTAGAAAATTCCAATTTACAGCATTGAAAGTTGTTACATACACGTTAAAAGTATACATTTGTGAGCTGAATGTGGAAAGATTTGGCTGATTGCAACCACAAAAATAAATGCTAAAACAGCGATTATTCCAGCAATCGATCAAACCTTCCCCATAGATATTTGTTTAACCTAAAAGTTTTTTACTATGGGATATTTATTTACTTCGGAGAGCGTATCGGAAGGGCATCCCGATAAGCTGGCCGATCAAATTTCCGATGCTCTGCTCGATGAGTTTTTACGTCGCGACCCCAACTCAAAGGTGGCATGCGAAACACTGGTTACTACCGGTTTAGTTGTTTTAAGTGGCGAGGTTAAAACCCATGCATATGTTGATGTTCAGGAGGTTGCCCGCCGGGTTATCCGCCGGATTGGTTACACCAAGCACGAGCTGAGGTTCGATGCCGAGTCGTGCGGCGTTATCTCATCAATCCATGAACAATCGCCCGATATTAACCGTGGCGTTGAGCGTGGCGATGAGTACTCGCAGGGTGCAGGCGACCAGGGTATGATGTTTGGCTATGCCTGCCGCGAAACCGACGACTATATGCCACTTGCCCTTGTGCTTTCGCACGTGTTGCTCATGGAGCTTGCCAAAATCCGCAGGGAGGGTAAGCAGATGACCTACCTCCGTCCCGATGCCAAGTCGCAGGTAACCATTGAGTACGACGATAATAACCAGCCCCTCCGAATCCATACCATTGTTGTATCCACCCAGCACGATGAGTTTGATGCCGACGATGATAGGATGCTGAACAAGATCAAGGAGGATGTTCGCACTATCCTTATTCCAAGGGCTAAAGCCCGTTTCCCTGAAAGGGTTCAAAAGCTTTTCAATGACGATTACATTTTACACGTTAACCCTACCGGTAAGTTCGTAATAGGCGGTCCGCATGGCGATACCGGCTTAACCGGACGTAAAATTATTGTTGATACCTATGGCGGCAAAGGGGCCCATGGTGGTGGCGCTTTTTCGGGCAAGGATTCCAGCAAGGTTGACCGCTCCGGTGCATACGCAGCCCGCCATATTGCCAAGAACATGGTTGCTGCCGGCATTGCCGATGAGGTTCTCATTCAGGTAGCATACGCCATTGGCGTTGCCGAGCCCGTAGGGCTTTACGTTAATACCTATGGAACTTCGCACGTTAAGCTTACCGATGGCCAAATTGCTGAAAAAATTAAGCAGATCTTCGATTTGCGTCCGGGTGCCATTGTTAAACGTTTGGGCCTAAAGAATCCCATTTTTGAGGAAACCGCTGCCTATGGCCATTTTGGTCGCGATTACTACAAGCGCGAGGTGGAATTTATTGTGAATGGCAACTGTGAGGGCGAAAAGGTGGTTAAGCGCGAGGTGGAATTCTTTACCTGGGAAAAGCTCGACTATGTTGACACTCTCCGCAAGGAGTTTAACCTGTAAAGGGGGTTCACCATAGTACTTGATTTCATTAGAGAATACGCTACCTTTAATCCTGAGCGTCCTGTCCCGCCTTAGTTGGGAGCAAAGGATATCATTATTAGTGTGCAGTGTTCAGTATGCAGAGTACAGGGGGGTAGTGTTTCGTGTTTAGTGTTTCGTATTTAGTGAAAATCTGCGTATATGACCCCAATCTGTGCTATCCGTGTTCTATTGAATTTACTATCAACTGTCAACCAACAACCATTAACTAAATAGGTATCACAAGGTTACACGGTGTAACACGGTGTTACACAGATTGGCATTCACGAACAACGATACACGAACAACGAACAACGAACAACGCTTCCTGCCCCGTAGGGGCGTAATATTTGTAACTCCATGGCCACTCCCCTATGTATTGCGATGCACGCAATGATACTCCAAAGAATAAAACTGAAACGTTGCATCGCAACAGAAGGGCATTGCAAAGAGCCTTTTACATGTTCTTTCTTGTCTTGATACAAGAAAGAACCAAAGAAAATCAAGGCTGAAAAGCCCGACCCGATGGGTACCCCGTGGGTGGAACTGCTGCGCGATACAATTCGCCACGCCTGCGGCGTGACTCATGTGGTATCGCTTACAAAGCCCACCGCAACGTTCCACCCCCGCCCCTTTGCCGTGTCAGGCTTTTATGCCATTGCCTGCTTTTTCCGTTCCATACTCTCTCAGGGAAAAAGGCTGGGGGTGAGGTCGTTTTACACATTCAACCTAGATGCCCCCTCTAAATCTCCCCTGAGAGGGGAGACTTTAACCCTGCAAAAAAGTTTCCTAATTGCCTCTCCCCTCTCATATCAGGAGAGGGGCGGGGGTGAGGTCAATTCCACGAACAACGCACCCAGCCCCGTAGGGGCTAAACATTTGTAACTCCATACCTATTCCCATGTGTTTTGCGATGCACGCAATATTTTTCCAAAGAGCAATGGTGAAGCTTTGCATCGCAACAGTAGACCATTGCAACGAACGATTTCCTAACAACCAATCATAAGGAGATAAAGGAATATAGAGATGCTTCGACAAGGCTCAGCATGACAAAGTGAGTGAGGGAGCCCATCATGTTGTCATTCCGAGTTAGCCGAGGAATCTCATTAAATAATGGATGAAGGTATTATGAGATGCTTCGGCGAAGTCTATCCCTATAAATTGGAACTCAGCACGACAGCGTGATGTTTCGCTCGCGCGCAACATGACTAATAACCTTAACTAAACAACATTGATTTAAAATTTCAGATTCAAGATTTTAGGTAAACTCTTATGCCATCAACCATCAACTAAATCGGTATCACAGGGTTACTCAGAGTTTTCAAGGTGTTTCACAGTGAAAATCGGCCTAATCTGTGTCGTCTGCGTTCCATTACCAAACTAAACACTATACACAAAACACTAAACACACCTTAACTAACAACCATCAACTGTCAACCATCAACCATCAACCATCACCTTACAACTAAACCTGTTAACCCATACTTTCCATCAATATAAGGGACAAATTTTCCTCAAAAACAATTTTTTGGCTTACATTTACAAAAATTTTGATCTATGCTTGCATACATAACCTGGAATATCAATCCTGAAATTTTTAGTATTGGCCCGTTCTCAGTACGATACTACGGCCTAATGTGGGCCATGGCCTTTTACATTGGTTATGTCATATTTAACCGCTTTGTAAAGCGTGAGCACCTGCCCGAGGGTTTCCTCGACTCGCTAACCATGTACATGATTGTAGGCACAGTAATTGGAGCCCGCTTGGGTCACTGCCTTTTCTACGAGCCGGAATTCTACCTCAGCAACCCGCTCGAAATCCTTAAGATCTGGCACGGAGGCTTGGCCAGCCATGGTGCGGCCATAGGGATACTAATTGCCCTTTACCTTTTTGCCCGCAAGCAAAAGGTCCCCATGATTTACGTTATTGATAGGGTTGTAATAACCGTAGCAATTGGTGGTGCCTTTATTCGCCTGGGAAATCTGTTTAATTCTGAAATCTACGGGGTTGAAACCACACTGCCCTGGGGTTTTATTTTTGTGCGGAATGGCGAGGTGATCCCCAAACACCCCACACAGCTTTACGAGGCACTATCGTACACCGCAATATTTATCCTGCTTTACTGGCTTTACCTAAAGGCAGATGGCAAGCTGCGTAACGGTTTCATTTTTGGTATCTTCCTCATCCTACTCTTTGGCGCACGATTCCTGATTGAGTACGTAAAAGAACCACAGGTTGAGTTTGAAAAACACATGATGCTAAACATGGGGCAGTGGCTTAGCTTACCCTTTATTGCAGCAGGAATTGGATTTTTGATTTACTCATACCTTAAACCTTCGGTTTTTATCCCACAGGACAACATATATGGCCCCCAAAACAAAATGTACAATTTTTGAAAATACACATGGCTGATAATTAGATACATACGAAATTCTCACTTAAAACAAAATGTACCAAATGGGTTAAAACTGGGTTAATATATGCGGTTAAATTAACACTAAAAAGCGACATTAAGGTTAAACATTGGCTCTTTAAAATACAAGAAATTATAAGGAATGGATGACATTTTAAGCCCCTTTCTAAAAGGGGTTTTTTTGTTGCATTTAAATGGGGTTGAAAATTGTAAAAAAATGGGTTAGGGGGCAGCTGGGCGGTCAGCTGGGGGGTCAGCTGGGGGGTCAACTGGGGGGTCAAAACAGGGAAAAAAAATAGGGCATTAAAGGGAGGGTAAGTCCAAAAAACAGGCAAAAAAACTGCTAAAAAGTAAAATAGAGGGGGGGAAAATTCCGTAATATATACAATTGAAAAACACATAAAACGCACTATATCAGTGCAATAAAAAATATATGGGTGTAAAATGTGTGCGTGTGGATCGTTACCCCATGGAGTTAATGCGAACTGATGCCTTAACGTGTGCTGCAAATCGTATCGATTCAATTGGGAAGTCCTTGGGTTGGTGGTGTTCGTTATAGCTAACCAGCGTTACATATCCGGGAATATCCGATTTTTTGACATATTTAACAGTAACATAGGCATCTCCATTATTTACTATCGATAGCAAATACATTTCCCCCCATAAAATATTGTTAATATCGTGTAATACCTTATATATAATAATATCGCCGCTTTTGAGTAGCGGATACATGCTATCGCCCACCACGTATATGGCCCCGTCGCACTTGGGCAGGTTGGGTATCTCGAGGTATGCAATGGGTTCATTGTCTGATATTTGCTCGTACACCTCCACCACGCCAGCAATGGCATCAACGCTGTATAGGGGTATGCGTGCGCTGGTCAGGGGCCTATCAGTTTTGCCGGGAAATCGTGTAACGCGCTCTTCGGTCACTGCCAGGCTATTCAATTCCCCATCCCTTAGCATCGGACCCTCTCCCGTAAGTAACCAGGTTGGATTAATATCTGGTACTAAGGTTAATATATTAACTATTGAATTGCTATTTATAGGTGTTTTTTTTGCTTTACCTTTAAAATTATTATATGTTAATCCAATTTTATTGCAAAAATCTTCTAACCTAAATCCTTTATATTTAGCTATTTGCAAAATTCTTTCTTTTATAGTCAAAATATTGTCCATTAAATTTTGATAGTTAATATATTTACCTTATATTTGTTACATGAAATTAAATCAAAATTAATACAAATGAATACAGAAAAAAAATATAGTGAGCTAAAAAATTATCTAAAACGGGGCGACGCCCCTAAACTTGCCCGCCTAACCGGCTACAGCGCCATAACCATACGGGCCATGCTGCAGGGCAAGCGCACCATGCACCCACTGGTTGAAGCGGCAATAAAAAAACTTACCGAAAGCCGCATAAACAGCATGGATAAGGAAGTAACCCAAATAAAATAACTAAAAACAGATGTCTAT from the Tenuifilum sp. 4138str genome contains:
- the glmS gene encoding glutamine--fructose-6-phosphate transaminase (isomerizing) translates to MCGIVGYIGYRQAFPIVINGLKRLEYRGYDSAGICIVNGDPFLAKQKGKVSDLEAFIGDRPLPGTIGIGHTRWATHGEPNDINAHPHESMNGKFILIHNGIIENYSLLRSKLEKRGYIFKSETDTEVLVNLIEYIYLKGNVTPEIAVRLALTKVVGAYGIVVINRDEPDTLIAARKGSPLVIGVGEGEYFIASDATPIVEFTKSVIFLNDNDVAVLQRNQMVLKTIYNQALEPNIQQLDIDIEAIEKGGYEHFMLKEIYEQPRSIHDTYRGRISSDPFDIHLGGLYSVLPNLTEAKRIILIGCGTSWHAALVGEYLIEDLARIPVEVEYASEFRYRNPIINKDDVVIAISQSGETADTLAAIRLAKEAGALVLGICNVVGSSIPRETHAGVYTHAGPEIGVASTKAFTAQVTVLIMMAILLGRRRGTLTEERYRELIREVTLVPDKIEKILQSEELVKVISERFKDSRNFLYLGRGYYFPVALEGALKLKEISYIHAEGYPAAEMKHGPIALIDDTMPVVVIAIKDSSYEKIVSNVQEVKARKGVIIAVVTEGDTTIKEMADYTIEIPEAGEIVGALLTVIPLQLLAYHIAVMRGCNVDQPRNLAKSVTVE
- a CDS encoding DUF4270 family protein; the encoded protein is MFQKRSSIGIRHLGVLIAGLFLSIFSLTSCYNEPGFLGNNLLPDEDIYKVKIDSSFKVSAFTLTKDSLNSFLASEGVMGYVNSEIFGSTKGSFVGRYLPGKSTDGYGGPTATADSIFFYFTATSFYGDSTTELNLRIHEITDTSLFWDKQNALSPINVNTYNPTPLVTATLKGKGSLKLPLPLTFGQSLMDSLALTDSKIFYTKFKGFYVTFDELPGYGGVAYNVSTSNMYLRLYYHYVKQIDGKDSTINTSKTYTFGSRFYEYLHDYTKADPAKKIQHLNDTITQDTVFYTQSLGGVYGKITFPDLTQWRDSMPIVIHRAELIIGKADATTSLPDSTISQLLFYYKDGSEWIGLIKDQITSTNTLSSNGSYRTFRNGYSVNITYHFQRMLKGEYSDNSLYVFPNSNTTIRHGVLKSGQNSTPIKLKITYTKLK
- a CDS encoding glycogen/starch synthase, yielding MKEKKAKILFISQEILPYLPESEVSKISRFLPQGIQEKGREIRTFMPRYGCVNERRNQLHEVIRLSGMNLIINDMDHPLIIKVASIQSARMQVYFIDNEDYFQRKSTLTNENGETFDDNDERAIFFSKGVIETVKKLRWSPDLIHCHGWFTAFAPLMIKKAYADDPLFAHSKVVFSVYNDGFSKPLNENVRKKVLMEGISKKDVEILREPTYENILKLAINFSDGVILGSPTVNGEVLEHINTAKKPLLPYQDSENYIDIYDEFYNQILNGNSNVSKKK
- the panC gene encoding pantoate--beta-alanine ligase codes for the protein MVVDKISDLKTMLQGFRSEGKSIGFVPTMGALHKGHVSLVERSVAENDITVVSIFVNPTQFNDKNDLKNYPRMPEKDIAMLEAAGVNVVFMPTESEIYPEPDTRVFDFGMLDKVMEGKFRPGHFNGVAQVVSKLFDIVEPHRAYFGQKDYQQLAIIRAMVRMLGYRIEIVGCPIVREPDGLAMSSRNLLLTPEHRKSAPLIYQTLAEARNKTNELSVKEMIDWVVNRINSDPNLKVEYFELADADSLLPVQGWDHPNGIVGCIAVWAGNIRLIDNMMFK
- the panD gene encoding aspartate 1-decarboxylase translates to MMIEVCKSKIHRVTITEANLNYIGSITIDEDLMDAANIIENEKVQIVNINNGERLETYVIKGERGSGQVCLNGPAARKCVVGDVVIIISYATMDFEEAKKFKPTVIFPDTATNKLV
- a CDS encoding lysylphosphatidylglycerol synthase transmembrane domain-containing protein, whose protein sequence is MKSIVKSRLFNFAVFFSLAIVLLYYAFRSVDFTHIAQGFREVSYFWIAISLLIALIAHALRAIRWGYLMESLGHKPPFGSLFAAVMFGYLANLALPRFGEVAKCGSVSRVSRIRFESLVGTVVVERAADLAMLLIATVIVVLVKIDSFGQYIYSRIVHPIEQKVIHIEGYKIVILLVMAIAFLLLIRFILKSDFLGEKLNGKIRSAVIGVIDGLKSIYRTPRVIQFALLSVLIWVSYWLMTWALLCSTPITSNLTGWDALFIMVIGSYGMTVPVQGGFGAYHIITASALGIFGITYENGLIFAIISHESQTILLVIAGIVSMVYLYIKQRKPLA
- the metK gene encoding methionine adenosyltransferase; the protein is MGYLFTSESVSEGHPDKLADQISDALLDEFLRRDPNSKVACETLVTTGLVVLSGEVKTHAYVDVQEVARRVIRRIGYTKHELRFDAESCGVISSIHEQSPDINRGVERGDEYSQGAGDQGMMFGYACRETDDYMPLALVLSHVLLMELAKIRREGKQMTYLRPDAKSQVTIEYDDNNQPLRIHTIVVSTQHDEFDADDDRMLNKIKEDVRTILIPRAKARFPERVQKLFNDDYILHVNPTGKFVIGGPHGDTGLTGRKIIVDTYGGKGAHGGGAFSGKDSSKVDRSGAYAARHIAKNMVAAGIADEVLIQVAYAIGVAEPVGLYVNTYGTSHVKLTDGQIAEKIKQIFDLRPGAIVKRLGLKNPIFEETAAYGHFGRDYYKREVEFIVNGNCEGEKVVKREVEFFTWEKLDYVDTLRKEFNL
- the lgt gene encoding prolipoprotein diacylglyceryl transferase; the protein is MLAYITWNINPEIFSIGPFSVRYYGLMWAMAFYIGYVIFNRFVKREHLPEGFLDSLTMYMIVGTVIGARLGHCLFYEPEFYLSNPLEILKIWHGGLASHGAAIGILIALYLFARKQKVPMIYVIDRVVITVAIGGAFIRLGNLFNSEIYGVETTLPWGFIFVRNGEVIPKHPTQLYEALSYTAIFILLYWLYLKADGKLRNGFIFGIFLILLFGARFLIEYVKEPQVEFEKHMMLNMGQWLSLPFIAAGIGFLIYSYLKPSVFIPQDNIYGPQNKMYNF
- a CDS encoding S24 family peptidase gives rise to the protein MLRDGELNSLAVTEERVTRFPGKTDRPLTSARIPLYSVDAIAGVVEVYEQISDNEPIAYLEIPNLPKCDGAIYVVGDSMYPLLKSGDIIIYKVLHDINNILWGEMYLLSIVNNGDAYVTVKYVKKSDIPGYVTLVSYNEHHQPKDFPIESIRFAAHVKASVRINSMG